Below is a window of bacterium DNA.
TGTCGATCATCCTGACGGCCGAGGCCGCTGCCGCCTTCCAGGACCTGACTCTCGACGGACGCGACGACCAGCTGGCCCGCCAGGGGCGCGGCGCCTGGCCGAACATCTTCCGCGCGGCGGCCTTCATCCCGGCGGTCGAATACGTGCAGGCGAACCGGCAGCGCACGGTGCTGATGCGCCTGATGGCCGATGTCATGCGCGAGGTGGATGTGTACGTGACGCCGTCACTGACCGGTCCCAGCCTGCTGGTGACCAACCTGACAGGCCACCCGCAGGTCGTGCTGCCGAGCGGCGAGGGTCACGACAATCCGCTGGCCTCGCTCAGTTTCGTGGGCCGCCTGAATGATGAAGCGACGATGCTGTCCGTGGCGCGCGCGTACGAGCAGGAGACCGAGTGGCATCGCCGTCATCCGCAAGGTTGGCAGTAGGGAACGGAAAGGACTCAACCGATGGTCTGGCCCCAGGCGACGGCCAGCTCATCCAGGGCCTGCGTCATCTCGGAGATCAGCGCCTGCGCGTACTCGCATTCGCGATGGCGCGCCGCAGCGCCGATGGCCGCGGCCTGGCGGGCCAACGGCGCTGCGTGCACGTTCTGGGCCGCCCCTTCGACGGTCTTCGCTTCGGTGGCGACGGTGTCGCAATCGTAGTTGCGCACCGCCGCGGCCATCAGCAGCAGCCGCTCGCGGGAGTCGTCCAGGAACAGCGTGAAGATCTCGGCGGCCAGGTCACGATCGCCGTCGAGCTGCTCGGCCAGCGCCCAGAGGTCGAACGCCACATCGGTGGCGGCATCGGCGGCGGGCGCGCGGCGGGTGAAACGGCCAGCACCCGTGTGATGGCTTCGCGCAGGCGATCGCCGCTGATCGGCTTAGCCACGTAGTCGTTCATGCCGGCCTCGGTACAGGCATCACGGTCCTCGCGCGAGACGTGACCGGTCATGGCGATCACCGGCACGTTGCGGTTCAACTCGCCGGCCTGGCCGGAGCGCAGGTTTCGCGTGGCCTCGAGCCCATCCATGCCGGGCATCTGCACATCCATGAACACGACATCGAAAGCGGATTCGGCGAGGGCAACCAGCGCCGCCTCGCCGTTGTCGGCGGTGCGCGCGGTCACGCCCAGCCGCTTCAGCATGCCGATCGCCACCTGCTGGTTGATGCGATTGTCCTCCACCAGCAGCACCGTGCGCCCGGCCAGTTGCTCGCGGCCTATCGTGACGGGCAGCGGCGCGACGATGACCGTCGACGCGGGCGCCGGCTCCAGCGGCAACGTGAACCAGAAGGTGGAGCCCCAGCCCTCGTCGCTCTCGACGCCGATGCGACCGCCCATGCGCTCGACCAGCATGCGACTGATGGCCAGGCCGAGGCCGGAACTGCCGCTGCCGGCGGCCAGGCCGGCGGTCGCCTGGCTGTAGGGCTGGAACAGGTGCGCCTGCTGCTCGGGCGAGATGCCGATGCCGGTGTCGGTGATGCGGAACTCGACCTTCACGCGCGGCGCCAGCGCCTCGGCCCGGCGCACGTGCAGCGTCACCCCGCCCTCGCGCGTGTACTTGAGCGCATTGCCCAGCAGGTTCAGGAGCACCTGCCGCAGTCGGCCCTCGTCGCCCAGGACCGGGTCGGGCAGGTCGCCATCGACCTGCAGCGCGAACGAGAGACCCAGGTCGTCGCACTGCACGGAGGTGATGTCGGCCAGCTCGCCCAGCAGGTCGTGCAGGTTGTACGGCGCGCGCACCAGCTCCAGCTTGCCGGCCTCCAGACGCGAATGGTCCAGCAGGTCGTTGATCAGCCGCACCAGGGCCCGCGCGCTGGAGTGGATGAGCCTGGCCGTGTGGCGCGCCTCGTCGTCGAGCTTCATGTCCGTGAGCAGGTCGGCCAGACCCATGACGGCATTCAGCGGCGTCCGCATCTCGTGCGCCAGCCCGGCAAAGAACTGCGTGCGCTGCAGGCCCGTCTGCTGCAGGGCCAGCGCACGCTGGTTCGCTTCGCTGATCGTGCGGGTGAGCTGCTGGTTGGCGACCGTGAGTTCGCCGGTGCGCTCGGCAAAGCGGCGCTCGAGCTGGCGATTGTGCTCCTGCAGCCGCAGCAGCGATGCGGCCAGGTCCATGCCGCCGGTCTCGGTCGCGTCGGGGCGCGGACGCACCAGCGCCACGACCAGGTCCTCTCCGTCCTCGCGCAACGCATGTGCCGCCACTTCCACCGTCAGCAGCGTGCCATCGGCGCGGCGAAGGCTGGTCATCTGGAGATCGCCGCCCTTCCCCGTCCACACCGAGCGATGCCGGATGCCGGCTTGCGCCCGCTCGTCCGGGGCGTGCAGGTCGACATGGCTTCGGCCGACGAGTTCGTCGCTCGAATATCCGCACAGCGCGCACGCGGCGGCGTTGGCCAGCACAATGCGCCCGCTCGGCCCGTCGGTCACGAAGACCGCGTCGGGCGCGTCGGCAAAGACACGCGCCAGCATTGCGAGCCGGGCCTGCCTGTTGTCGGGCGCTTCTGCGTTCACGACACTCTCCGGAATCGGGAATCCGGGCGGATGACGCCAGCGGACGTGGCCGGGCGCGGCCATGCCGTTCGCCAGAGGATCGGCACCAATCGGCGATTCTGTAGCCTCCGCTGCGGGTTGCGCCGGATTCGCTGCTAATACGGGATCAAAATGGTCTTGACAAACAAGACACATATATCCAATATTGTCTCCATTCGACACTTAAGCATGGAAACGGGAGGCTCCGGCCATGGCTGTGCGGAAGATCGTGCACATCGACGAGGACCTGTGCGACGGCTGCGGCGACTGCGTGCCGTCCTGCGCCGAGGGCGCCATCCAGATCATCGGCGGCAAGGCCGTGCTGCTGGCCGACAACCTCTGCGACGGGCTGGGCGCCTGCCTGGGCGAGTGCCCGCAGGGCGCCATCACGATCGAGGAGCGCGACGCCGACGACTTCGACGAGGAAGCCGTCCACGACCACATCACGCACATGCCCGACATGGGCCCGGTCGATCTCGGCGCGCTGATGGGCGGTCGCCTCGCGGCGGCGCCGCTGCCCGGCCCCGGTCACGGTCATGGCCACGGCCACGGCGGCTGTCCCGGTTCACGCATGCAGCACTTCCCGGTCGCGCCGGCCGCGGCACCGGCGACACCCACAGCCGCACCGACCCCGATGGCGGCTCCCGCACCCGCCGGCTCCGAACTGCGCCAGTGGCCGATCCAGTTGCACCTGGTCAACCCCACGGCTCCCTATTTCATGGGCGCCCACCTGCTGCTCGCCGCCGACTGCTGCGCCTTCGCCACCGCCGAGTTCCACCAGCGCTTCCTGCGCGGCAAGGCACTGGCGATGGCCTGCCCCAAGCTGGACCAGGGCCGCGAGATCTACCGCCAGAAGCTGACAGCGATGGTCGACCAGGCCCGCCTCGACACCATCACGGTGATGATCATGGAAGTGCCGTGCTGCACCGGCCTGCTCGGACTCGCGCAGGAAGCCGTCGCCGCCGCCGAACGCAAGGTGCCGATCAAGCAGGTGGTGCTGGGCGTGCAGGGGCAGGTGGTCCGCGAGGAATGGTGCTGAGAGGCGCGCGCCGGTTCAGGCGTCGTCGAACAAAATCTGCCGCAGCCAGGCCACAACGGTCGCGGTCGCCCGGGCCGATCCCGGGATGACCAGCAGCGTGTTGTCCCCAGCGACAGTGCCGATGATGTCCCGGTTGTGCTGCACGTCGATGAACTCGCCCACCGTATGGGCCGCGCCCGGGATCGTATGCACCACGATCAGCGATTCGTTGGCATTGATCCCCGTGACCTCCGCGCCCACGATGGGCCGCAGCGCAGCAGCCTCCGGTCCCGCCGGCAGCACGTATTGCTGCACGCCCCCGCGGGTGACCCAGTTCACGCCGAGCTCCTTCATGTCCCGCGACAAGGTGGCCTGCGTCACGCGGTAGCCGCGGCGGCCCAGCTCACGCTTCAGGTCTTCCTGCGAGGTGATGGTGCGGGCGGTGAGGATCTCCTTGATCGCCACCAGCCGGGCCGTCTTCGACATGGCAACTCCGCCGGCCGCCGGGACGATCAAGGCACAACCTCGGTCCCGACGCCGTCCTGCGTGAAGATCTCGAGCAGCAGCGAGTGCTTGACCCGGCCGTCGATGATATGGACCTTGCCCACGCCCGCATCCAGGGCCCCGAACGCGGACCTCAGCTTGGGCAGCATACCGCCGTCGACGTAGCCTGTCTCCACCAGTTCCGCGGCCCGCGCCCGCCCCAGCGAGGGCAGCAGCCGGCCCTGCACCAGCACCCCGGGAATGTCGCTCAGGTAGACCAGCTTCTCGGCCTTCAGCGCCGCGGCCAGCGCCCCGGCCGCGGTGTCGGCGTTCACGTTGTGGACCTCGCCGTTCGCATCGACCCCGATCGGGGCGATCACCGGCAGGACCTCCTGCGCCAGCAGCGACTCCAGGAAGGCCGTGTTGACCTGCTCCACCTCGCCGACCAGGCCCAGGTCGGCGCCGTCGTCGGCACGGTGGCGGGTCACCCGCAGCAGCGAGTTGTCCACGCCGCTCAGCCCCACGGCGCCGCCGTCGTGCCGGTTGATGCGCGCCACGATGTCCTGGTTCGTCTTGCCGCCCAGCACCATCTGCACCACCGACATCATCGCCGGGTCGGTGTACCGCACGCCGCCCACGAAGCGCGTCTCCAGCCCGATGCGGTCGGCCAGCCCCGTGATGTCCCGGCCGCCGCCGTGCACGATCACGACGCGGATGCCGATCTTCTTCAGCAGCGTGACGTCCTGGGCGAACGTCTCCTTCAGGTCGTCGTCCGTCATGGCTGCGCCGCCGTACTTGATCACGAACGTCGTGCGTTCGTACTGCTGGATGTAGGGCAGCGCCTGCACCAGCACCTCTGTCTTGTCGGCGAGCGAGGTCATCGCGGGCTCACGTCCTGTAGTTGGCGTTGATGGCGACGTATTCCTTCGACAGGTCGCAGGTCCAGAAGAACGCCGACCCGTCGCCCTGGTTCAGCCTGATCGAGATGACGATCTCGCGGCGCGAGAGCACTTCCTTCGCCGCCTCCTCCGAGAAATCGAGGCGGTAGTCCCGCCGCAGGATGGGCACGTCGCCGAAGTCGATCTCCACCTGCGCGGCGTCGAACGCCACGCCCGAACGTCCCAGCGCCGCCAGGATGCGCCCCCAGTTGGCGTCCTCGCCGTTGAGCGCGGTCTTCACCAGGTTCGAGTTGGCCACGGTGCGCGCCGCCTGCGCCGCCGCCGCCTCGTCCGCCGCGCCCGTCACGCGGATCTCCACGAACTTCGTGGCCCCCTCGCCGTCCATGACGATCATCTTCGCCAGCGTCACCAGCACGTGCTCGAGCGCCAGGTAGAACGCCTCGTACCCCGGCCCCTCGGTGGCGGTGATCACGGGGTTTCCCGCCATGCCGTTGGCCATCACGGCCACCATGTCGTTCGTGCTCGTGTCGCCGTCCACCGAGATGCGGTGGAACGAGCGGTCGACGGCCTGCCGTGTCGCAGCCTGGAGCACGGCCGGCGTCACCGCCGCGTCGGTGGTCACGAACGCCAGCATGGTCGCCATGTTGGGGGCGATCATGCCCGAGCCCTTCGCCATGCCGCCCACGGTCACCCGCACGCCGTCCACGACGCAGCGCACGGCCGACTCCTTGGCGAAGGTGTCGGTGGTGCGGATCGCCTCGGCCGCCGCGGTGCCGTCGTCGCCCAGCAGCTCGGCCGCCTGACGGATCCCGCGCTGGATGTTCTCCATGGGCAGGTACTGGCCGATCACGCCGGTCGAGGCGACGAGCACCTCGCCCTCGTCGATGCGGAGCGCGGCCGCCGTGCCCTCCACCATCGCCCACGCATCCTCGAGGCCGCGCTCGCCGGTGCAGGCGTTCGCATTGCCGCTGTTGACGACGATCGCGCGGACCATCCCGCCGGCGGCCATCTGCTCGCGACCGACCACCACCGGCGCTGCCACCACGCTGTTGGTCGTGAACATGGCGGCGGTCACCGCGGGCGTCGCGCTGACGACCAGCGCCACGTCCTTGCGCAGCTTCTTGATGCCGCAGTTCACGCCGGCGGCCTGGAAACCAATGGGGGCGGTGACGCCTTCGTGGGCGACTTCCATGGCAATCCTCGGTTCTACTGCAGGAGTGCGCGTTCGGGGCGTCCGAACGCGATGTTCAGGTTCTGCACGGCCTGGCCGGCGGCGCCCTTGACCAGGTTGTCGATCACCGACGTCACGACCAGCTTGCCGGTGTGGGGCTCCACGAACACCGCCAGATCGCAGTAGTTCGTGTGCTGCACGTCCTTCAACTCGGGAATGCGCACGCCGAAGCGGACGAACGGTTCCTTCAGGTAGTGCTCCGCATAGATGGAGCGCACGAGGGCCTCGGCCACCGGCTCCTTCAGGTCGGCGTGCACCGTGGTGTAGATGCCGCGCGAGACCGGCAGCAGGTGCGGCACGAACGACACCGTCACCGGCGCCCCCGCCACCCCGCCCAGCACCCCGGCAATCTCGGGCACGTGCTGGTGGTCGCCGATGCGGTACGCCCGCACGTTCCCGTCCATCTCGGCAAAGCTCAGCTCGGGTGCGCTGCTGCGCCCGGCGCCCGACACGCCCGACAACGAGTTGATGACGATGCCTTCGGGGCTCACGAGCCCGGCCTTCAGCGCCGGCAGCAGGGCCAGGATGGCGCCGGTCGGGTAGCAGCCCGGGTTCGCGATCAGCTTTGCGCCGCGCAGCCGTTCCCGGTTCAGTTCCGGCAGCCCGTACACCGCCTCGCCCAACAGGCGCGGCGCCGCGTGCGGCTTGCGGTAGTACTTCTCGTAGAGTTCGGCGGTCGGCAGGCGCAGGTCGCCGCCCAGGTCGATCACGCAGCCGACCCGGCCCAGCAGCGAGGGCGCGATCCGCATCGCCTCGCCCGAAGGCAGGGCGATGAACACGCAGTCGAGCCCCGCCAGCGCCTCGGCGTCGAAGGCGGTCAGCACCAGCGGCAGCCGCCCGGCCAGGAACGGGTGCACCTCGCCCACCGGCCGCCCGGCCTGGGCGTGGGCGGTGGCCACCTCGACGGTGATGTCGGCGGCGCCCGCCAGCAGGCGCAGCAATTCGCCCCCGGAGTAACCGGAGGCGCCCACGACGGCGACGCGGAGCGGCTGTTTCGTTGGGTTGTTCATGGTTCTTGCATAAATATGCATTGGTGTGCATAATTATGCAAGACCTTTTTCCAGGCAGGAGCCCATGAACCTGAACGACCGTGAACAGGCCGCCTTTTTCCCGACCTACAAGCGGCTGCCGCTCCAGGCTGTGCGCGGCGAAGGCCTTTACCTGTACACCGCCGATGGCGCCCGCTGGCTCGACCTGTTCGCCGGCATCGCCGTCAACGCCCTGGGCCACGCCCACCCGCGCGTGGTGGGCGCCATCACGGCGCAGGCACAGCGCTACATCCACCTGTCGAACTACTTCGCGCAGGAGCCGCAGGTGCGCCTGGCCGAGCTGCTGCTCCGGCACAGCGGCATGGCACGCGTGTTCTTCGCCAACAGCGGCACCGAGGCGATGGAGGGCGCCCTGAAGATCGCGCGCCGCCGGGGCGCCGGGCGCGGACAGTCGGGCCTGGTCGGCTTCAGCAACGCCTTCCACGGCCGCACGCTGGGCGCGCTGTCGATCATGGATCGCGCCAACTACCGCGACGGCTTCGGCCCCTTCCTCGAGGGCTGCGCGTCGCTGCCGTTCAACGATGTCGCCGCGCTGCGGGCCGGCGCGGGCCCCGGCACCGCTGCCGTGGTGCTCGAATGCGTGCAGGGCGAGGGCGGCGTCCGTCCCGTCACGCCCGCCTTCGTCGCCGCGTTGAAGGAGCTGCGCGACGAGCACGGCTTCCTCATCATCGCCGACGAGATCCAGAGCGGCGCCTTCCGCACCGGCCGCTTCCTGGCCGCCGACCACTTCGACCTGCAGCCCGACCTCGTCACGCTGGCCAAGCCGATCGGCGGCGGCCTGCCGCTGGGCGCCATCCTCGGCGCCGCTTCGGTGACCGACGTCCTGCAGCCGGGCCAGCACGGCACCACCTTCGGCGGCAACCCGGTGGCCTGCGCGGCGGGCATCGCCGTGCTGGAGGAGATCGAAGAGAGCGGACTCGCCGCACACACGGTGGCTGTGGGCGACTTCTTCCTGGCGCGGTTGCGGCAACTGGCCGCCGCGTTCCCCGCTCACGTAAAGGAAGCGCGCGGCCTGGGCCTGATGCTCGCGCTGGAGCTGCACGGCGAGGCCGAACCCGTCGTGGTCGCGATGCGCGAGCGCGGCATCCTCGTCAACGCCACCGACAAGACGGTGCTGCGATTCGTACCGCCGCTGGTGATCACGGAGGATGAGGTGGAGATCGCGGTGGGGGCGTTGCGTGAGGTGCTGGAGGGAATGGGATAAGGTGAGCGCAGGCGTCGGGAGTTGCGCCGGCGCAAGTGGGAACGGGAGCGGAACCCGGCGGCCTTTGCGATCGCGGCCGTCCCACACGGCCTGCCGGCATCAGAATCGAACACCGCGCGCGCTGCGGCGATAGTCAGCTGAAATCAAGTATTCACTGCTCCTTTCCTGTGGCCCCGCCTCCCGGTCCTGCTTTTATTCACCCTTCGTTTCGGGGCCATGCCCGGTACGGCGAGCGCCGGCTTCCATGCGTCCGCATATTCGCGACAAGACCACCAGCGGAGGTTCCGTCATGCTCGTACCGTTCGCCCGGCACCTTGGCCGGCTGTGCCTGCTTGTCGCCGCAATGGCCACCATCGCCGTGGCGCAGGGCGCGCCGGATGATGCTGGTGGACCCGGTGGCCCGGGCGGCCCGGGCGGCCCGCCCTCGCCTTCGTGGGGCCTCGGCGTCGTCGGCCTGGCGCAGCAGCAGGCATACGTCGGCATCGACCCGTTCTATATCGCGCTGCCGGCCGTCTATTTCGAGAACAGCTGGGTGCAGGTCATGGTGCCGCGCGTCAACCTCAACGCGCCCGCCTTCAAGCTGGGTCACGAACAGGAATTGTCCATCGGTGCCGGCGTCCAGCTGTTCGGATTCAACGGCTACCAACCCGACGACGCGCCGATCCTGGACGGCATGGCCGAGCGCAACAGCGGTCTCTTCGCGGGGCCCGTTGCCAGGTGGAACAACCCGATCGTCAATGTCTCGGCCGAGTGGATGCTTGATGCGAGCAGCAACAGCACGGGGCAACGTATCAGCCTCGGTCTCGAGCGGACCTGGTTCGTGGGCCGCAAGGTCATGCTCGCGCCGAGTGTCACCACGACCTGGCTTGATGCCGACTACGCGGACTACTACTACGGCGTGCGCACCTCCGAAGCGCGCGCAGACCGGCCTGCCTACATCGCCGGGCGCACGACCACAACCGACATCTCCCTGCGCACAACCTACCTGCTCGACCGGAAGCAGGCGTTGATCCTGCTGTTGCAGTGCGCCGTTCTCGGAAACGGCATCCAGGACAGCCCACTTGTCGACAGATCCATCGAGCCGATGATCCTCACCGGCTATCTCTATCGCTTACG
It encodes the following:
- a CDS encoding arginine repressor, whose translation is MSKTARLVAIKEILTARTITSQEDLKRELGRRGYRVTQATLSRDMKELGVNWVTRGGVQQYVLPAGPEAAALRPIVGAEVTGINANESLIVVHTIPGAAHTVGEFIDVQHNRDIIGTVAGDNTLLVIPGSARATATVVAWLRQILFDDA
- a CDS encoding response regulator, producing MNAEAPDNRQARLAMLARVFADAPDAVFVTDGPSGRIVLANAAACALCGYSSDELVGRSHVDLHAPDERAQAGIRHRSVWTGKGGDLQMTSLRRADGTLLTVEVAAHALREDGEDLVVALVRPRPDATETGGMDLAASLLRLQEHNRQLERRFAERTGELTVANQQLTRTISEANQRALALQQTGLQRTQFFAGLAHEMRTPLNAVMGLADLLTDMKLDDEARHTARLIHSSARALVRLINDLLDHSRLEAGKLELVRAPYNLHDLLGELADITSVQCDDLGLSFALQVDGDLPDPVLGDEGRLRQVLLNLLGNALKYTREGGVTLHVRRAEALAPRVKVEFRITDTGIGISPEQQAHLFQPYSQATAGLAAGSGSSGLGLAISRMLVERMGGRIGVESDEGWGSTFWFTLPLEPAPASTVIVAPLPVTIGREQLAGRTVLLVEDNRINQQVAIGMLKRLGVTARTADNGEAALVALAESAFDVVFMDVQMPGMDGLEATRNLRSGQAGELNRNVPVIAMTGHVSREDRDACTEAGMNDYVAKPISGDRLREAITRVLAVSPAARPPPMPPPMWRSTSGRWPSSSTAIVTWPPRSSRCSWTTPASGCC
- a CDS encoding acetylornithine/succinylornithine family transaminase, which gives rise to MNLNDREQAAFFPTYKRLPLQAVRGEGLYLYTADGARWLDLFAGIAVNALGHAHPRVVGAITAQAQRYIHLSNYFAQEPQVRLAELLLRHSGMARVFFANSGTEAMEGALKIARRRGAGRGQSGLVGFSNAFHGRTLGALSIMDRANYRDGFGPFLEGCASLPFNDVAALRAGAGPGTAAVVLECVQGEGGVRPVTPAFVAALKELRDEHGFLIIADEIQSGAFRTGRFLAADHFDLQPDLVTLAKPIGGGLPLGAILGAASVTDVLQPGQHGTTFGGNPVACAAGIAVLEEIEESGLAAHTVAVGDFFLARLRQLAAAFPAHVKEARGLGLMLALELHGEAEPVVVAMRERGILVNATDKTVLRFVPPLVITEDEVEIAVGALREVLEGMG
- the argB gene encoding acetylglutamate kinase, whose amino-acid sequence is MTSLADKTEVLVQALPYIQQYERTTFVIKYGGAAMTDDDLKETFAQDVTLLKKIGIRVVIVHGGGRDITGLADRIGLETRFVGGVRYTDPAMMSVVQMVLGGKTNQDIVARINRHDGGAVGLSGVDNSLLRVTRHRADDGADLGLVGEVEQVNTAFLESLLAQEVLPVIAPIGVDANGEVHNVNADTAAGALAAALKAEKLVYLSDIPGVLVQGRLLPSLGRARAAELVETGYVDGGMLPKLRSAFGALDAGVGKVHIIDGRVKHSLLLEIFTQDGVGTEVVP
- a CDS encoding Hpt domain-containing protein, with protein sequence MAFDLWALAEQLDGDRDLAAEIFTLFLDDSRERLLLMAAAVRNYDCDTVATEAKTVEGAAQNVHAAPLARQAAAIGAAARHRECEYAQALISEMTQALDELAVAWGQTIG
- the argJ gene encoding bifunctional glutamate N-acetyltransferase/amino-acid acetyltransferase ArgJ, yielding MEVAHEGVTAPIGFQAAGVNCGIKKLRKDVALVVSATPAVTAAMFTTNSVVAAPVVVGREQMAAGGMVRAIVVNSGNANACTGERGLEDAWAMVEGTAAALRIDEGEVLVASTGVIGQYLPMENIQRGIRQAAELLGDDGTAAAEAIRTTDTFAKESAVRCVVDGVRVTVGGMAKGSGMIAPNMATMLAFVTTDAAVTPAVLQAATRQAVDRSFHRISVDGDTSTNDMVAVMANGMAGNPVITATEGPGYEAFYLALEHVLVTLAKMIVMDGEGATKFVEIRVTGAADEAAAAQAARTVANSNLVKTALNGEDANWGRILAALGRSGVAFDAAQVEIDFGDVPILRRDYRLDFSEEAAKEVLSRREIVISIRLNQGDGSAFFWTCDLSKEYVAINANYRT
- a CDS encoding 4Fe-4S ferredoxin, with protein sequence MAVRKIVHIDEDLCDGCGDCVPSCAEGAIQIIGGKAVLLADNLCDGLGACLGECPQGAITIEERDADDFDEEAVHDHITHMPDMGPVDLGALMGGRLAAAPLPGPGHGHGHGHGGCPGSRMQHFPVAPAAAPATPTAAPTPMAAPAPAGSELRQWPIQLHLVNPTAPYFMGAHLLLAADCCAFATAEFHQRFLRGKALAMACPKLDQGREIYRQKLTAMVDQARLDTITVMIMEVPCCTGLLGLAQEAVAAAERKVPIKQVVLGVQGQVVREEWC
- a CDS encoding MipA/OmpV family protein; the protein is MLVPFARHLGRLCLLVAAMATIAVAQGAPDDAGGPGGPGGPGGPPSPSWGLGVVGLAQQQAYVGIDPFYIALPAVYFENSWVQVMVPRVNLNAPAFKLGHEQELSIGAGVQLFGFNGYQPDDAPILDGMAERNSGLFAGPVARWNNPIVNVSAEWMLDASSNSTGQRISLGLERTWFVGRKVMLAPSVTTTWLDADYADYYYGVRTSEARADRPAYIAGRTTTTDISLRTTYLLDRKQALILLLQCAVLGNGIQDSPLVDRSIEPMILTGYLYRLR
- the argC gene encoding N-acetyl-gamma-glutamyl-phosphate reductase; translated protein: MNNPTKQPLRVAVVGASGYSGGELLRLLAGAADITVEVATAHAQAGRPVGEVHPFLAGRLPLVLTAFDAEALAGLDCVFIALPSGEAMRIAPSLLGRVGCVIDLGGDLRLPTAELYEKYYRKPHAAPRLLGEAVYGLPELNRERLRGAKLIANPGCYPTGAILALLPALKAGLVSPEGIVINSLSGVSGAGRSSAPELSFAEMDGNVRAYRIGDHQHVPEIAGVLGGVAGAPVTVSFVPHLLPVSRGIYTTVHADLKEPVAEALVRSIYAEHYLKEPFVRFGVRIPELKDVQHTNYCDLAVFVEPHTGKLVVTSVIDNLVKGAAGQAVQNLNIAFGRPERALLQ